GCAGGTCAAGAAATCCCATCCGGTCCCCGGTCCCGGCGATCAGGTCCACCGGCAGGGCCCGCACATCCTCCGGGTGGGTCTGGGCGTAGCAGCCGCAGATGGCCACCACCGACTCCGGGTGGGTCCGCCGGGCCCGGCTGACGACCTGGCGGGACTTCTGGTCGCTGACCGCCGTCACCGAGCAGGTATTCACCACGTAGGCGTCGGCGTCGGCGGCAAAGGGCACCACCGTGTGGCCCCGGCGCCGGAGCTCCTGCTCCATGGCCTGGGTCTCATATTGATTCACCTTGCAGCCCAAGGTGTAAATCGCCACTTTCATATGCTTTCTCCTTGCTATTTTCAAAAAACTCCTCTATAATAGAGAAATTGCGGAGATTTTCCGCACTTTTTCTTCCATTCGGCCGGTTTCCTCTGTAATTATCCCATTATACTGTGCTTTTCCCCCCGGGGCAAGCCGCATTTTACCTATGCGCGATATTTTCGCGATCTCCACCCGGAGCAGTCTCATAAAAGGCTTCGGGTCCCCCGGCGGAGTGCTTTTCAACCGTTGGATGTCAGGAGGGTTTTTATGATTTATCTGGATCACGCGGCCACCACCCCGGTGCCCAGGGCCGTGGCCGACGAGATGTACCGGGTGCTGACGGAGGAGTATGGAAACCCCAGCTCTCAATATCCCCTGGGCCGGCAGGCCGCGGCAGGGGTGGCCGGGAGCCGGCAGGTCATCGCCCAGGCCATGGGCTGTGCCCCGGAGCAGCTGCGCTTCACCTCCTGCGGCACGGAGTCCGATAACTGGGCCATCTCCGCCGCCCTCTATCAAAACCGGCACGTGGGCAGGCACATCATCACCACCGCCGTGGAGCACAGCGCCGTGTTGGAGCCCTGCCAGCGGCTGGCGCAGGAGGGCTATGAGCTCACCGTCCTCTCCCCGGACCGCCGGGGCAACATCACGGCGGAGCAGGTGGCCCAGGCCCTGCGGCCGGACACGGCGCTGATCTCCATGATGCTTGTGAACAACGAGCTTGGCACCGTATACCCTGTGGCCGAGGTGGCCGGACTGCTCCAAGGCGCCCAAAGCAGGGCCCTGCTCCACACCGACGCGGTCCAGGGCTTTTTGAAGACGGAATTCCCCCTGGCGGAGTCAGGAGCGGACCTCATCTCCATCTCCGCCCATAAGATCGGAGGCCCCAAGGGCATCGGCGCCCTCTATCTGGGCCGCCGGGTGCGCAATCCCCGGCCCCTGCTCCCCGGCGGCGGCCAGGAGGGGGGCCTCCGCTCCGGCACCGAGGCCACGGCCCAGATCGCCGGGTTCGCCAAGGCGGTGGAGCTGTGGTATACGGACCTTCCTTCCCGGCTGAGCCATCTGGACCGGCTGCGGCGCCACGCCCGGGAGCGGCTCACCGCCATCCCCGGCGTGCAGGTAGTGGGGGACGGAACCGCGCCCCACGTGCTGTGCGTGTCCCTGGAGGGCTACCCCAGCCAGAATGTGGTGGAGGACCTGGGCGCCCAGGGCATCTGCCTCTCCGCCGGCTCCGCCTGCCACAAGGGGCGACCCAGCCATGTGATTTCCGCGCTGAAATTGCCGAAAAAGGTGGCCGCCGGCGTGCTGCGCTTCAGCTTTGGACCCGAGACCACCTTTGAGGAGATCGACGATGCCGCCGCCGCGCTGCGCCGTCACCGGGAAACCCGGTTTCCCATGCTGTAAAAAAGCCTGATCCGATGAAAGGCAGGCTTTGGAAAGGACCGTTATGTTTCAGAGTCTCCGCCGTGAAAAAGGCTTTTACCGCCGCGTCTGGGCCCTGGCCCTGCCGCTGATCCTGCAAAACTTAATCACCACCTCCCTGGGCTTTGTGGATACCTTCATGGTGGGACTGTTGGGCAACGCGGAGATGGCCGCCGTCACCGCCGCCAACTCCCCCATCTTCCTGGTTCAGGTCATCATCTTCGGGCTCATGAGCGGCCTCACCGTACTGGTCAGCCAGTACTGGGGCAAGGGCGATGCGGACAACATCAACCGCTGCATGGGTGTGGCGCTGTACATCGGCGTCATTTTATCCTCCGCGGTGGCCGTCACGCTGCTGCTCTTTCCCGCCGGCGTGCTGAACCTGGTCACCGACAACCAGTCCCTGATCGTGTTAGGCACCCCCTATATCCGCATCGTGGGCATCTCCTATATTTTCAACAGCATCAGCTCCGTATACGTGGCCATGCAGCGCAGCACCGAAAACCCCGCCTTCGGCATGAAGGTGTTCTGCACCTCCATGCTGGTGAACACCGGGCTCAACTACCTGCTGATCTTCGGCAAGTTGGGCTTCCCGGCCCTGGGGATCACCGGCGCCGCCATCGCCACCCTCTCCTCCCGTGTGGTGGAGTTCCTCATTGTGTTGGTGTACAGCGCTCTCAATTCCAGAATCCCCCTGCGCCTTTCCCGGGTGCTCCACCCGGGCGGCGAGATTCTGCGCAGCTTCCTCCACTACGCCACCCCGGTCATCTGCAACGAGGCCCTCTGGGGCCTGGGCACCACGGTTCTGACGGCTATCATGGGCCACATGGCGGTCAGCACGGAGTTTTTGGCCGCTTACGCCATCATGGGCAACATC
This window of the Dysosmobacter acutus genome carries:
- a CDS encoding MATE family efflux transporter, translating into MFQSLRREKGFYRRVWALALPLILQNLITTSLGFVDTFMVGLLGNAEMAAVTAANSPIFLVQVIIFGLMSGLTVLVSQYWGKGDADNINRCMGVALYIGVILSSAVAVTLLLFPAGVLNLVTDNQSLIVLGTPYIRIVGISYIFNSISSVYVAMQRSTENPAFGMKVFCTSMLVNTGLNYLLIFGKLGFPALGITGAAIATLSSRVVEFLIVLVYSALNSRIPLRLSRVLHPGGEILRSFLHYATPVICNEALWGLGTTVLTAIMGHMAVSTEFLAAYAIMGNIDKFSTVACFGLAGATAVIVGKRIGEGAGKEEVYSLGICLLALATGVGFVIAVALGILLPTFFIPVLYPLFKLTETAMEIAVTMCIVYIVVMPMRAFDISNITGLLRAGGDARMASVIDLAPLWCFAIPLTALLALVLNAPIPLVCLSLQSENFSKMPLGVARLRSRKWINDITRGDRS
- a CDS encoding cysteine desulfurase family protein — translated: MIYLDHAATTPVPRAVADEMYRVLTEEYGNPSSQYPLGRQAAAGVAGSRQVIAQAMGCAPEQLRFTSCGTESDNWAISAALYQNRHVGRHIITTAVEHSAVLEPCQRLAQEGYELTVLSPDRRGNITAEQVAQALRPDTALISMMLVNNELGTVYPVAEVAGLLQGAQSRALLHTDAVQGFLKTEFPLAESGADLISISAHKIGGPKGIGALYLGRRVRNPRPLLPGGGQEGGLRSGTEATAQIAGFAKAVELWYTDLPSRLSHLDRLRRHARERLTAIPGVQVVGDGTAPHVLCVSLEGYPSQNVVEDLGAQGICLSAGSACHKGRPSHVISALKLPKKVAAGVLRFSFGPETTFEEIDDAAAALRRHRETRFPML